Part of the Halomarina litorea genome is shown below.
CTACTGTGGCTTCGACGAGTACGAGGACACCGTCGTCGGCCTCTTGGCCACCGCCGGCGGCGGGAGCTACGGATCGACGCTCGACCACATGCGCGCGACGGTCCGGGGAGTCCACGGCTGGGTCGTCCCCCACCAAGTGGGCATCCGGCGGGCCTACGACCAGTTCGACGCCGACGGCGCGTTCGTCGACCCCGCCCTCGAAGAGCGCGTGGCGGAACTGGGGCGCGTCGTGGTGGAACGGGCGCGCGACCGGGCCGCACCCCGGGCGAGCGACTGAGAGCGAGGCGGACCGACTCAGTCGACCAGCCGCTCCTTGCGGGCGCGAGAGAGCTGTTTTATCTCGTACTCGCGAGACATCGCCGCCGACCTGCTGGTGTAGGACTCGACGTGGACCACCTCCAGCGGGGTCCGCCCGCGGGTGTACTTCGCGCCGGTCCCCGCGCGGTGCTGGGCGAGGCGTCGCTCGACGTCCGTCGTGTACCCGGTGTAGAGCGTGTCGTCGCCACAGCGCAGGACGTACACGTAGTGGGTCGCCGTCATCGCACAGGAAGTGGGCTTCGCGTGGTAGTTGTTACCACGGTTCGATGGCCCGTCGCCATCTTATTTGTCGCGTGCGCGCTCCCGGGATACCTCGGCGATACCCGCGTTCGCCGAACAGCTCGGACAGGCGTGAATCTGCCCGGACTCGTTCGCGAACACTCGGGCGAAGCGTTCCGAGACGTGCGCATTGCAGTGGTCGCACTTGGCCATTGCTGCGCCGACGCGATGCGTCGACAGAGATGCATACTCGTCCCGACACCAAAAATGCTCGCGAACCTATCACCCCCTATTTGAATCACGCGCACTCCGACCCGCTCGGCGGATCGAGTCCACGAGACGGGCGATGCGACCCGCGTGGACGGCGGCCGCGAACCCCGCGTCGATGTTCACCACCGCGAGCGGCGCACAGGACTGGAGCAGCCCCGCGAGCGCCGCCTCCCCGCGTCCACCGTGGCCGTAGCCCGTCGAGACGGGGAGGCCGACGACGGGCACGTCCACCTGTCCCGCGAGCACCGTCGGGAGCGCACCCTCCCGACCCGCCGCCACGACCACCACGTCGTGTTCGCGGACGGTGCCGAGGGCGTCGAGCAGTCGGGGGAGGCCCGCCACACCCACGTCGTCGATTCGCGTGACCGTCGCGCCGAGTTCCCGCATGGTGACGGCCGCCTCGCCCGCCGGTTCCGCGTCGGCCGTCCCGGCGGCGACGACGGCCACCCGCGCGTCGAGTGCGGGCGGTTCGTACCCCTCGCCGTGGACCACGACGGTCCGCGCTCTCGCGTCCCGGTCGACGGTCGCACCGGGGAACTCGTCGGTGACGGCCGCCCGAATCGCCCGCGCCGTCGCGTCGTCGGCCCGCGTCACGAGCGCTCGGTTCGTCGTCTCGACGGCCGTCGCGGTCAGCGTCGCCGCCTCGTCGGGCGTCTTTCCCTCGGCGAGAATGGCCTCGGGGACGCCCGCCCGCTCCTCGCGTGCCGCGTCGAATCGGCCGGCCTCGTCGGTGGCGTACCCGCGCAACTCCGCCTCCGCCGCGGCCGGCGAGAGCGTCCCGTCCGCCACGGCGTCGAGTAGTTCGCGCATACGGCCTCCTGCGCGCGCGAGCGACCAGAACCCATCGAATCGCCCCGAACGGGGGTCGACCGCGCGAACGCTTCGGAAACCGTATATATAGGACGACTTTGTATCATCAATCTTGTGGCCTGAGAAGCCCGTGAACGGCGGCGAGACGCCCCCACTTTGGCAAAGTTTATAAAGGACGTGCGTGAACTGACGTTTGCATGGCAGACCTGATTGTCAAAGCGGCTGTCAAGGACGCGCTGGACGACATGAACGTTGCTTCGGACTTCTACGACGCGCTCGACGACGAGGTCCGCGACCTCCTCGACGACGCGGCACGCCGAGCAAAGGAGAACGACCGGAAGACGGTCCAGCCGCGCGACCTCTAAGTCGGGCTCCCGTTCTCACTTTATTTATCCGCGCCGACGAGCGACGGCTTCAGACCCGCTCGACGGTGACGGTCTCGCCACCGACGTGGAGTTCGTCCGCCAGCCCGACGAACAGACCGTGTTCGACACAGCCCGGTGTCGCCGAGAGCGTCGCCGCCAGGTCGGCGGGGGCCTCGACGGGACCGAACGCACAGTCCAGCACGAGGTTGCCGTTGTCCGTGACGACGGGGCCGTCCTTCCGCTCGGCGCTTCTGAGCGTGGGGTCGCCGCCCTCAGCCCGGACCGCGCGTTCGACGACGGGCACCGCGTCGGGGAGCACCTCGACCGGAATCGGGTGGTCCAGCACGTCCGCCCGCTTGGTCTCGTCGGCGACGACGAGGAGGCGGTCGGCGCTGGCGTCGACGAACTTCTCACGGGCGTGGGCCGCCCCGCCGCCTTTCACGAGGTGCGCCCCCGCGAACTGGTCGGCCCCGTCGATGGCGACGTTCGGGAGCGCGTCCTCCAGCGTGACCAGCGGGATACCGACCTCTCTCGCGAGCGCGCGCGACTGGTACGAGGTGGGGATACCCCGGACGTCCAGTCCCGCCTCGACGCGGTCACCCAGCGTCCGAATCGCGTGGGCGGTCGTACTCCCCGTCCCGAGGCCGACGACCATGCCGTCCTCGACGCGGTCGGCGGCCGACTCCCCCGCGCGCCGTTTCGCGTCCTCGCTCCCGTCGGTGGCCTTCATGCGAGTGCGTTCCGGGCCTCGGGACAAAAGCGCACCTCCCGGTCGGGGACGGGCGCTCCGTCAGGCGGAGTAGCTATGTAGGGCCCTCGTGTGCCACCCAGTATGTTCGGGACCAGCGGTATCCGGGGACCCGTCGGTGAAACCGTGACCGCCGACCTCGCACTCTCGGTGGGTCGGGCGGTCGGCGTCGACGCCGACCGGGTCGTCGTCGGCCGCGACCCGCGGGCCAGCGGTCGGCTCCTCCTCGACGCCCTCACGGCGGGCCTGCGCGAGACGGGCACCGACGTGGTCGACCTCGGCGAGGCGGCCACGCCCACCGTCGCCCGGGCCGTCGCGTGGGAGGACTGCGACGCCGGCGTGATGGTGACCGCGAGCCACAACCCCGCCGAGGACAACGGCATCAAACTCTGGCAGCCCAGCGGGCAGGCGTTCGACGAGGCGGGCCGCGAGACGGTCGAGGGCCGCCTGCGCGAGGGCGAGTTTCCCCTCGAAGCGTGGGACGGCCTCGGGACGCGCGTCGAGGGGGGCGCCGACGAGCGACACGTCGCGTCCATCGTCGAGAGCGTCTCGCTGTCCGGCGACGCCCCCTCGGTCGTCGTCGACCTCGGCAACGGCGCGGGGAGGGTGAGCGTCGAGGCCCTCCAGCGCGTGGGCTGTCACGTCGAGACGCTCAACGCCCAGCCGGACGGTCGGTTCCCGGGTCGGCCGAGCGAACCGAACGAGGAGACGCTGACCTCGCTCTGTGCGCTCGTCGGGACGACGGACGCCGACCTCGGCGTCGCCCACGACGGGGACGCAGACCGGATGATGGCCGTCGACGAGACCGGCGAGTTCGTCCCCAAGGACGCTTTGCTGGCCATCCTCGCCGCCGAGAGCGCCGACGCGGGCGAGGCCGTCGCCTGCCCGGTCGAGACCAGCCTCGCCGTCGAGGACTACCTCGCCGACCGCGACGTGCGCGTCGAGTACACCCCGGTCGGCGACGTGTACGTCGCGGAGGCGCTGGGCGGGGACGTGACCTTCGGCGGCGAACCCAGCGGCGCGTGGATCTGGCCCGAGGAGACGCTCTGTCCGGACGGGCCGCTGGCGGCCGCCCGCCTCGTCGAACTGGCCGCGGACCGCCCCCTCTCCGAACGCGTCGCCGACGTGCCCGACTACCCCATCCGCCGGGCGAACGTCGAGGTCGGAGACAAGTCGCGGGTGATGGCCGACGTGCGCGACCGGGTACTGGCGGAGTACGACGGCGTCACCACCCTCGACGGCGTGCGGGTCGACCTCGGGGACGCCTGGTTCCTGATTCGCGCCAGCGGGACCCAGCCGCTGGTGCGGGTCAACGCCGAGGCTCGCGAGGCGGACCGTGCCGAAGAAGTGCTCGAAGAGGCGAGAGAACTGCTCGAAACGGCGCGTTAGATACGGCGGGTCGAACGGGCCTCTCGGACGTTTGCGCCGTCTCGGATCTTGTCCTCACAGTTGGGGCAGACTCGCGGGTTGTCGAGTCCGTCCGGGGTGAACACCCGCGCGTACGCTGCCGTGACGAAGGAACTGCAGTTCTGGCATTCGGGCATGTGCATACGGGTACGAATTCCCCCAACATAACGATACGTGTCACAGCAACCCACACAAGTCCGAGCGCGGGACAGTCAGCCGTCGAGTCGGGTCGTCGACAACGCTTAATCTCGCGGACGGCCCACTACCACCCATGGTTAATGATACTACGGCACAGAGTGGTGCGGTCCTCGCGAGCGGTCTCCGGTTCGGACAGGTGCTCTACGACGAGGACGGGGCGCCCGTCGGCCACATCCGCGGGTTCGACGAACACGGCTGTTACCTCACCGTCGAGGAGGGCGTCGGGATGGCGGACGCTCCGCCGGGCGACCACGCCTCGGTCGGCCACGAGGGCGAGGCGGAACTGATGTGGCGGTGCTGGGCCTGCGGGGCCGTCGGTCGCATCGCCCGCCTCCCCGAGGAGTGTCCCGACTGCGGGGCCTCGAAGGAGGAACTGTACTACTGGACGGAAGACTGAGGACGCCCTCGGGGCTACCCCACCCATGCACGTCGTCGTCGTGGGTGCGGGAAGTCTCGGGAGCCTGCTCGGGGGACTGCTGGCACGGACCCACGAGGTGACCCTCGTGGGGCGGGACCCCCACATGCGCCACGTCCGTGAGTCGGGACTCCGCGTCGAGGGCGCGGTGGAGACGACGGTCCGCCCCGACGCGCGGACGACGCTCCCCGCATCCGCCGACCTCGCCGTGGTGACCGTCAAGGCCTACGACACCGCGACGGTCGCCCGCGACCTCGCGGAGTGCGACCTGAAGTGCGTCCTCTCGCTGCAGAACGGCCTCGACAACGAGGCGACCCTCGCCACGTCCGTCGACGCCCCCGTCCTCGCCGGGACGGCCACCTACGGCGCTCGCCTGCGCGACCCCGGTCGCGTCGAGTGCACGGGCGTGGGGGAGGTGGTCCTCGGCGCACCGAAGGGCGGTCCCTCGTCCGACGCCGACCGGGTGGGCGAGGCGTTCCGCGCCGCCGGAATCGAGACGGACGTCGCCGAGGACATGCCTCGCCGCCAGTGGGAGAAACTGGCCGTCAACGCGGGCATCAACGCGCCGACGGCCCTCGCCCGCGTCGAGAACGGGGCGCTGGTGGACGGGCCGGCGAGCGACGTGTCCCGCGCCGCCGCCCGCGAGACGGCCCGTGCCGCCCGCGAGCGAGGGGTCGACCTCTCCGACGAGGCGGCGGTGTCGGCCGTGCGGGCGGTCGCCGAGTCGACCGCGCCGAACCACTCCTCGATGCTGCAGGACGTCGAGCGAGGGCGGCGGACCGAAGTCGACAGCATCAACGGCGCGGTGGCTCAGAGCGAGGCGGACACCCCGGTGAACGGGACGCTCGCCGGCCTCGTCAGGGCGTGGGAGCGCGGACGCGGCCTCCGGTAGCGAGGGCGGCGTCGCCACTGGGAGGCGGGGCGTCGAAAGAAATCGAGTCGGTCGTCAGAACGGGGCCTGCGGGCCTTCGTCGTCGTCGGAGTCGAGGTCGCCGCCGCGCGTCTCGCCGGGGAACGAGGGCGTCATGCCGCCGTCGCCGCCGCCCATGCCCGTGTCGGCGTGGACCTGCGTGATCTCGGGAATCTCCTTGGTCATCCGGCTCTTGATGGCCTGGATCGTCATCGGGGAGATACCGCACCCGGAGCAGGCGCCGCCGAGCTGGAGCGAGACGGACCCCTCCTCGACGTTGAGGTTCGTGATGGCGGCGCTCCCGCCGTGCATCTGAATCTGCGGGAAGTTGCGCCGGAGGAAGTTCGTCACCTCCTCGCGAAGGTCGTCCTCGGATTTGGCTTCCGTACTCATGTCTCCGGATAGCGGATGGGGACGCTTAGGTGTTTGGAACGGGTCACTCCACGTCGAACTTCCTGCGGAGCTCCGCGCGCAGTTCCTCGACGTATCGGTCGAGGACCGTCTCGAAGCGCTCTCGTTCGACCTCCACGCCCATCAGCCGGTCGTAGGGGTTCTCGGGAAGCTCGATGCGGAACGCGCCGTCGTCGTAGAACGGCTCGCTCTCGTTGAGCACCTGCTGGTCGATGGCGTGGACGAGCGTCTTGTCGAACCGCGAGTTCATCGTGTCGAACGCACGCTTGTACGCCTCCTGAAGCTCGACGAAGTGCTCGACGTACTTCTCCTCGTTGAACGTCTCGGGGTCGAAGGCGGCCATGTGCGGTGGTTCCCCCGTGGCGGATAAAAAGCGGGCGGTCGCTGCGCGTAAATCACACTTCGCGATATCAAATCGAACGCCGCAGATGATGGGCATATGGCGAAATAACCGGTTGACATCTGAGTTTTAATCACCTAATTCAGCCTGAAATCAGTTTGAGTGCCCGCTCAGCAGGTCGGTATCACTGACAATATTGAAATCAATCACGCCCGAGGCCAAAACAACGCGTCCGTCAGAATGCTGCTGCTCACTGCCCGGTGTACACCGAAACTGCCGAGTCGTCTAATCGGGAGGGTCGAGTCCGAAGTAGTCCGACGCAACGGTGAGGAACAGGTCAGCGTCGATGTACGGTTCGTACGACGCGTTCTCACCCTCAATCGCGAGCTTCACCAGCAGGTCGACCAGTCGCCAGATGTTGTACAACACACAGGCGAATACGAAGTTGAAAAACCGATACTCGTGGTTCTTGCTCGTCGTTCGGACGAGGAACTTCTTGAGCTTCTTGTATCCGTTCTCAATTCCCCAGCGGTGGCGGTACTGGCGTACCAGCCGTTCGACCATATGAATGCGAACCGTCTCGTCGGAGGCGTCATCATCGGTGGTGATGTCAGGGTGATTCGTCTCGAACAAGGCGTAGCTCTGCTCGTGGTCCTCTTCGTCCTTTGCCTGTTCATCAACTCGCATCTCATCAAGCACTCCCTCGAAGCCCGGTGCGCGCTCTTCTGTCTCGAACGACTCGGCCTCCGCGAGGCCCTCCTCGACGAGGTGCTCAACCATCTCACCCCGGACGTCCTGTCGGTCAGAAGCGCGTGTCTCATCACTGGTGTCGTCCTCAGGTTCGGACTCTTCATTGTCGTCATCGGTGCGAACAGCAGGGACGAACAGCTTCTTACGTGACCGACCAGCAACCACGCCGTCGTCCTCAACGTGAACGAGTTTTCCCGCCCGGTTGAGGCGGTCGCACGTCGCGTTCTCTGACGAAAACTTTCTGGCGGCGTTCAGGTAGTACACTCTATGAGTATCACACGCGTCTTTCACGCCTGCTGAATCGAACCCGCGGTCCATGAGAACGAGTTCGATGTTCACGAGTTCGCATGCTCGGTCGAGGAGTGTGTCGACAATGTCAGCGCGCTTCATGCCTCGGTGAACAGGAACGGCATCAAGGACAAGTGGGATGTCCAACCCGATAATCTGGATAGACGCCCAGTTGAAGTGAACTTCGTCTGTTTCCGACCCCAGTATCCACTCTTCGGCGATGTTGTTGTCCTCGTCGCGCGTGAGTCTCCCGACCCACTTGTTCCCTTTCGTGATGTCAATAGCCGCGAACACTCCGCGGACGAGTTCTGAGTTTCGCTGCGCCCGCTTGACGAGTGGCTGGTTCGTTCTGAACAGCATCTCCCGAACGTCTGCCGGAGCGAGCTTCGATAGTTGGTGGCGGTAGTTCGACCCACCAGACGTACGCTTTCGAGACGTCTCTGCGTAGAACGACACACTCCCGCCCGTTGCGCACATATCCTCACGCGGCCCCATGAATGCGGCCTGCTCGAAGAACGCGTTTTCGGGTATTTCTGCGTTCGACGCCCGCTTGAGGTAGAACCCGTCGGTGATGAACGGCTTTCCATGCCG
Proteins encoded:
- a CDS encoding NADPH-dependent FMN reductase; the protein is MTRVVAVCGSRRDGSYTRVALGHALDAASEAGAETDLLDLGAVDLPLYHPDVDIEEQGEAAALVARIREADGVLLGSPVYHGSYSSTFRNFHDYCGFDEYEDTVVGLLATAGGGSYGSTLDHMRATVRGVHGWVVPHQVGIRRAYDQFDADGAFVDPALEERVAELGRVVVERARDRAAPRASD
- a CDS encoding GIY-YIG nuclease family protein, with protein sequence MTATHYVYVLRCGDDTLYTGYTTDVERRLAQHRAGTGAKYTRGRTPLEVVHVESYTSRSAAMSREYEIKQLSRARKERLVD
- a CDS encoding DUF7563 family protein, encoding MAKCDHCNAHVSERFARVFANESGQIHACPSCSANAGIAEVSRERARDK
- the larB gene encoding nickel pincer cofactor biosynthesis protein LarB — encoded protein: MRELLDAVADGTLSPAAAEAELRGYATDEAGRFDAAREERAGVPEAILAEGKTPDEAATLTATAVETTNRALVTRADDATARAIRAAVTDEFPGATVDRDARARTVVVHGEGYEPPALDARVAVVAAGTADAEPAGEAAVTMRELGATVTRIDDVGVAGLPRLLDALGTVREHDVVVVAAGREGALPTVLAGQVDVPVVGLPVSTGYGHGGRGEAALAGLLQSCAPLAVVNIDAGFAAAVHAGRIARLVDSIRRAGRSARDSNRG
- a CDS encoding DUF1931 domain-containing protein, which encodes MADLIVKAAVKDALDDMNVASDFYDALDDEVRDLLDDAARRAKENDRKTVQPRDL
- the rpiA gene encoding ribose-5-phosphate isomerase RpiA, which produces MKATDGSEDAKRRAGESAADRVEDGMVVGLGTGSTTAHAIRTLGDRVEAGLDVRGIPTSYQSRALAREVGIPLVTLEDALPNVAIDGADQFAGAHLVKGGGAAHAREKFVDASADRLLVVADETKRADVLDHPIPVEVLPDAVPVVERAVRAEGGDPTLRSAERKDGPVVTDNGNLVLDCAFGPVEAPADLAATLSATPGCVEHGLFVGLADELHVGGETVTVERV
- the glmM gene encoding phosphoglucosamine mutase, with protein sequence MFGTSGIRGPVGETVTADLALSVGRAVGVDADRVVVGRDPRASGRLLLDALTAGLRETGTDVVDLGEAATPTVARAVAWEDCDAGVMVTASHNPAEDNGIKLWQPSGQAFDEAGRETVEGRLREGEFPLEAWDGLGTRVEGGADERHVASIVESVSLSGDAPSVVVDLGNGAGRVSVEALQRVGCHVETLNAQPDGRFPGRPSEPNEETLTSLCALVGTTDADLGVAHDGDADRMMAVDETGEFVPKDALLAILAAESADAGEAVACPVETSLAVEDYLADRDVRVEYTPVGDVYVAEALGGDVTFGGEPSGAWIWPEETLCPDGPLAAARLVELAADRPLSERVADVPDYPIRRANVEVGDKSRVMADVRDRVLAEYDGVTTLDGVRVDLGDAWFLIRASGTQPLVRVNAEAREADRAEEVLEEARELLETAR
- a CDS encoding DUF7563 family protein gives rise to the protein MPECQNCSSFVTAAYARVFTPDGLDNPRVCPNCEDKIRDGANVREARSTRRI
- a CDS encoding DUF7130 family rubredoxin-like protein, which encodes MVNDTTAQSGAVLASGLRFGQVLYDEDGAPVGHIRGFDEHGCYLTVEEGVGMADAPPGDHASVGHEGEAELMWRCWACGAVGRIARLPEECPDCGASKEELYYWTED
- a CDS encoding ketopantoate reductase family protein; the encoded protein is MHVVVVGAGSLGSLLGGLLARTHEVTLVGRDPHMRHVRESGLRVEGAVETTVRPDARTTLPASADLAVVTVKAYDTATVARDLAECDLKCVLSLQNGLDNEATLATSVDAPVLAGTATYGARLRDPGRVECTGVGEVVLGAPKGGPSSDADRVGEAFRAAGIETDVAEDMPRRQWEKLAVNAGINAPTALARVENGALVDGPASDVSRAAARETARAARERGVDLSDEAAVSAVRAVAESTAPNHSSMLQDVERGRRTEVDSINGAVAQSEADTPVNGTLAGLVRAWERGRGLR
- a CDS encoding NifU family protein, with translation MSTEAKSEDDLREEVTNFLRRNFPQIQMHGGSAAITNLNVEEGSVSLQLGGACSGCGISPMTIQAIKSRMTKEIPEITQVHADTGMGGGDGGMTPSFPGETRGGDLDSDDDEGPQAPF
- a CDS encoding DUF5783 family protein, which encodes MAAFDPETFNEEKYVEHFVELQEAYKRAFDTMNSRFDKTLVHAIDQQVLNESEPFYDDGAFRIELPENPYDRLMGVEVERERFETVLDRYVEELRAELRRKFDVE
- a CDS encoding transposase, translating into MRHGESNPPHESHPAATDETRVREETEVWAYEVDDHSFDICYDLYVSVSHEGAPFSVSLWYDHPVEGASTLDDLIGELVFNDALPDNRAQWHHNTGPLEPILRAHNLRIARGWRERRLAEFLETNPEVAVQYGFVEQADDGTLQPNPMKQSRLWELWNESLPEATKAVCRAVLSEVVAIARDHSIPAPDVVFRPEKTTASRRKPKKHVTVDTTKKIWRHGKPFITDGFYLKRASNAEIPENAFFEQAAFMGPREDMCATGGSVSFYAETSRKRTSGGSNYRHQLSKLAPADVREMLFRTNQPLVKRAQRNSELVRGVFAAIDITKGNKWVGRLTRDEDNNIAEEWILGSETDEVHFNWASIQIIGLDIPLVLDAVPVHRGMKRADIVDTLLDRACELVNIELVLMDRGFDSAGVKDACDTHRVYYLNAARKFSSENATCDRLNRAGKLVHVEDDGVVAGRSRKKLFVPAVRTDDDNEESEPEDDTSDETRASDRQDVRGEMVEHLVEEGLAEAESFETEERAPGFEGVLDEMRVDEQAKDEEDHEQSYALFETNHPDITTDDDASDETVRIHMVERLVRQYRHRWGIENGYKKLKKFLVRTTSKNHEYRFFNFVFACVLYNIWRLVDLLVKLAIEGENASYEPYIDADLFLTVASDYFGLDPPD